GCTTCTCAAGCGGGGTCTGCTCTTGTACCGCCTCTTCCACGAGCGCCGAGATATGTCCGAGTTCGGTCGCCATTCCGGTCGAAACGGCGACCCCTTCGCCGGAACCGCGGGTCACAGCCGTCCCCTTGAACAGCATATTCTTGCGGTCGGCGAGCACGCTGTCGGCATCCACCGTCTCCCGATGTTTCCCCACGGGCACCGATTCGCCCGTGAGCGCCGATTCGTCCGCCTGCAACTTTGACGCCTGAATCACCCTCAGATCGGCGCTGACGATGTCGCCGCCTTCCAAGACAACAATATCGCCCGGCACAAGCTGATCGGCCGGAATTTCCTTCACAGTACCGTTACGCCGGGCCTTGGTGCTCACTTTGGTCATTCGCTGCAGCGCTTCCATCGAGCGGACCGCGCTCATCTCCGTAAGGAAGCCGATCGCGGTGTTGATCGCTATCACCGCCGCAATCGCTATTCCCTCAACGTATTCCTGGAAGAAAAGGGAGACGGCCGCGGCCATCAAAAGCAGCACGATCATGAGACTTCTGAACTGATCCATTAGAATGCTGATGATGCTCTTGCGCTTGGTCTCCGTCAGGCTGTTGTGCCCATACTTGTGCAATCGTTTTCTGACTTCTGAATGAGAGAGCCCGTGCAGCGGATCGACCTCGAGCTCTCGAAGAATCTCCTCAACAGGACGCGCCCAGGCATCTCGCACCGGCGGCGCCGGCTTTTGATCCACAAGTTTCTTCTGCATAATCAGTAACCTGGTCCTCCCGATCCTCTCCTTGCATTGCTCCTATGATTGCGGTCGCTTTCTTTGTCGTTCCGTCCTGCTCCGCTCTCGGCCTTCGTGCCTTTGACTTCCCCCTTCAGCTGCGCCGTCTGCGCCCTCCGCCTGTCCACTTAGTATATCTCGTCCATCCGAGTTTCTCATTTCTCCGAGCCAGGCGCTGCCGCCATTTTCTGAAAGAGCCGGTCTGTATCATCCTTTCGGCAAAGCTCTGTCCCCGGCGTCATTACCGCGGCCGCGCCCGCAGCCACGCCATATTGAACCGCCGTCTCGATCGCTTCACCTTCTGCGAGTTTCAGAACGATTCCGCCAACCATGCTGTCGCCGGCGCCCACTTTACTTACAATAGGCACCGTCGGCGCCCGCAGATACCGAAGGTGCTCGCGCGTCGCCAGCAGCGCGCCGCCGGCCCCAAGCGAGACCACCAGCACCTCCGCCTCTCCGGTCTCGAGAACCTCGCGCGCCGCCCCTTCTATCCGCGATTCATCCTCTACGTCATGCTGCACCAGAATCTGAAGCTCCTTCAGATTGGGCTTGAGCAGAAATGCGCCCGCACGAGCCGCATGCACCAGCGCACTGCCGGACGTATCCACAATAAAGCGCGAGCCAAACTCATGCGCAAGGCGGCCGACCCGAGCATAAAAATCCTCGGGCACACCCGGCGGCAAGCTTCCGCTGGCCACCAGATATTCCGGTCGCGGTGAAATTTCGGAAAGCGCCTTGTAGCAGGCGTCAAGCTCCGATTCCTGCAACTCCGGTCCCGGCGTCTGAAACCGATACTGCTTCTTCGATCTCTCGTCCAGGATGATCAGGTCCTGTCGTGTCGAGCCTTGAATGGGAATGGGGACATGATCTATTTTTTCTCGATCAAGCAGTTCCTTCAGCTTCTCCCCGTACCAGCCGCCGGCAAAATAAAATGCTTTCGACTCGCCCCCCAACTTCTTTATCGCCCTTGATACATTTATGCCGCCTCCGCCCGGGTCGTCGCGCGGTTGCCGGCATCTCAGTTTCTGTTCCGCGATAACATAGCTCGTGCTCGTACTGGTATCTATTGTTGGGTTCATTGTCAGCGTCACAATCCCGGCCATACAAGCGCCTCTTCACTTTTCTTCCTTCAACGCCTCAAAACCGGACACAATATCGAGCAGCTCTTCGGTGATAGCCGCCTGCCGCTGCTGATGATATTGAGTTTGCAATTCTCCCAGGCGCTCTTCTATATTCTTTTCGGCCCCTTGCATGGCGGCAAGGCGGCTTGCATTTTCACTTGCAAGTGATTCCGCAAAAGCCCTGAATATGGAAGTGAAAATAAAAGTGCGCACAAGGGCCGCGAAAAGCGCCTCCCACTCCATTGTGAACGTGGGAATAGTGCGGGTGCGCCACTCGCGCCGCTCCAGAGTGCGCAGCCATTCGATATCCAGCGGCAGCAGGCGAACTGTTTGCGGGCGGTACGCGGCTCCCGACAGGTGCTCGCTGAAAAAGAGAAACATGTGTTCAATGCCCCGCTGAAACCTCCAGCGTTCCACCAGCAAAACAAGCTCCTGCACCTTCGGCTCAATTCCGGAAACTGAGCCGGGAACAGGAAACACGAACTCGCAGGAATACCCGGCCTCCTCGAGCCTTGTGGCCGCCCGATCTCCGACTGCGGCGACGGCGTATTTTTCGGGTGAAAGCGAAAGCTCATTGAGCTCGCGTGCGGCGCGTGTAACAATGTGATCGTTGATCTGTCCACACATTCCCTGATCGGAACCAAAGACGACGGCTGCAACTCCAGTAACAGGCGGGGGCTTATACCCCCTTGTCACCTGCGGCCGGGCTTTCAACAGTATTTGGAATCCCATCTCCATGACTTCGTTATAGAGATCAAGAGATTCGGTAGCCTTCTCGTATTGCCTGATGTTTACGGCCGCGAGCGCCTTCATCGTCTTTACGACCGACTGCAAGTCCTCAGTCGTTCGTATCTTCCTTTTCAGTATCTCTCCGGTCTGCATCTATTCCGCCAGTGTCTCCAGCGCCTCCCGCCCGATGGAAACCAGCTTCTCGCGTTCCTCGTCGCTCAGTTTCTCGCCCGCGAGAATACGCTCGTTTACGTCGAGCAGTCGCTCGACCACCCTCTGTCGGATCGCTGTTTCCGCCTGTCCCAGTCTCTCGAGAGGAAATCGATCGAATAACCCTTCATTAACGGCTACTAAAACCGCTATTTGTTCGGGAACCGAAATCGGCTTATACTGCGGCTGCTTCAGGATTTCACGCACGCGCCGGCCGCGGTCGAGCTTCTTCCTCGTTTCCTCATCAAGCCGGGTTCCGAAACGGGCGAACATCTCCAGTTCCTCGAACTGAGAGTATGCCAAGCGTAAATCCCCCGCTACCGCGCGATACGCCGGTAACTGTGTTTTGCCGCCGACCCGGGACACCGATCTCCCGACGTCAACTGCGGGCAGTATCCCTTTCTGAAACAGATCCGGCGACAGATAGATTTGCCCGTCCGTTATCGAGATCAGGTTCGTCGGAATGTATGCGGAGATATTCTGAGCTTCCGTCTCGATAATGGGAAGGGCCGTTAACGAGCCTCCCTTCAGTTGCTCGCTCAGATGCGTCGAGCGTTCGAGCAGGCGCGAATGAATGTAAAAGATATCCCCCGGAAATGCTTCCCGCCCGGGCGGCCGCCTGAGCAGCAGAGACAGTTCGCGGTAGGCGCGGGCATGCTGCGTGAGATCATCATATACCACCAGCACGTCGCGCCCCTGTCGCATAAAGAATTCCGCAATGCTGGTGGCGGCATACGGCGCGGTGAACTGCAATCCGGGCGTGTCTTTTCCCGTGGTTGACACCACAACCGAGTAACCCAGCGCCTCTCTCTCCCGCAAGTCCTCAATCACCCGCGCAACGGCTGAATTCTGTTTTCCGATTGCGCAGTAAACGCAGATGACGTCCTTATCCTTCTGATTTATGATGGTATCGAGTGCGATCGCCGTTTTTCCCGTCTGGCGGTCCCCAAGGATCAATTCCCTTTGACCTCGGCCAATCGGGATCAGCGCGTCAACCGCCTTCAGGCCGGTTTGCAACGGAACCGTCACCGGGAGGCGATCCATCAAAGCCGGCGCATCTTGTTCGACCGGCAGCCGCTCTGAAGCCTCTATCGCTCCCAATCCGTCCAGAGGACGTCCTATCGCATCAAGCACGCGCCCGATTAGCGCCTCTCCCACGGGCACATCCATGACCCGGCCCGTACGCCGAACCTCGGTTCCCGCGCTGACTATTTCACTTTCCCCCATGAGAATGATGCCGAGTTCCTCGGGGTCCGCATTGAAAACCATTCCCTCCAGGTCCCTGGCAAGCCGAACTATTTCCTCGGACTTTACGCCCGGAAGACCTTCAACCCGGGCAATGCCTTTCGCAAGATAAACGACCTCGCCAACCTCTTCTTGAGTCAGCGCCGCTTTCTGTCCTTCCAGCGTCCGATCGACCGCCATAAGCGCTTCATCCAATACCGATTTCAGTTCCTTGTATTCCGCATGGGAATTCGCCATAACGCCTCATCCCCATTCCATCTGTTTAACCCGCCTGTGATGCTCTGGCTTCAATGGTTTCGGAAAGCCTTTCCTCCAGCGACTCCATATATTCGTCCACGCTCCAGGCGATCTTGTGGCCGCGCGCCTTCAGCTTGATCCCTGCCAACATTTCCGGGGGCGTTTCGTAAGTCACATCGATGTCCTCCCCAAGTTCCCGATTTACTGTCTGCGCTATTCGCTTGCGGTCCTCTGCAGAAATCATAAAAGCGCTCTGTATCACGATCGTCTTTGTCTCCCGGACGGCATCCGCAACGGCCGCTTTCTTTTCTCTGTCCAAATCTGCAATGCGCTGGAGAAAAACGTCAATCATTTGCTTCTCGAAATCGACATTCGCCAGATCGGCCAAGGCGCGCCGTGCAACCGCGGAAACCTCATCGCCCACTCTTCGCCGCAGGTCATACAGAAACATCTCCTTCTCGCGGAGCACCTTCTTGTACCATCTCGTGCGGAGGCCTTCCACGTCCGCGCGGGCCTTGCTCAGCCACTTTTGCTTCTGCTCGTCGGCCTTCCTTTTTGCCTGTGCAAACAAGGCCGAGCGCTCCCTCTCCAGTTCCTTGCGGCGCTCGTGATAGACGCGAGTTTCTTTTTCTGCTTGCGTCCGCTTTTCTTTCGCGTCTTCAAGGCGCCCCGCAATAGTGCGTTCGCGCTGATCCATCGCATGAATGATGCGGCTGTAAAGGAAGCGCTTGAGCAGCCAGATCAGTATCAGAAGATTGACTATTTGAGCGAAGACCGTAAACCAATCGATGAGCATCGCCGCCCTCACTGTTGCGTGACGTAGTTCCAGAAAGGATTCGCAAACAGAATAATCATTGATATGACAAGACAATAAATTGCAGTCGATTCGATCATTGCCAGTCCGATGTAAAGATTGCGCGTGATGGTGTTGGTCTCGTCGGGCTGCTGAGCGATAGAGCTCAACGCCTGGGCTACCGCGCGCCCCTCGCCGAGGGCGGGCCCAATCGCCCCGATCCCGATGGTGATGCCTGCCGTAAATATCGATACAATCGCCACCCACGTCATATTATCCATATGAGCACCCTCCTTCTTTCTCGGCTACCGCCGTGTTTCCGGTTCCTTCCCTCCATGCGCACGTGTTCCGGATGCGATATATACCAGCGCGAGGATTGCGAAAATGTACGCCTGGATCACGCCGGTAAGCAGTCCGAGCAAATGCATGAAGACGGGAAAAATCAACGGAATAACCGCGAGCAAGATCGCTGCGATCTTATTCCCGCTCATGATATTGCCGAAAAGCCGGACCGCCAGCGCCAGCGTTCTCGAAAATTCGCCCATGACATGAAACGGCAGCATGAATACCGTCGGTTCGACATATCGTTTCAGGTATCCCCGCACGCCCTGATTCATGATGCCGTACAGAGGCACCGCCACAAAAACGCAGATAGCGAAGGCGGCCGTTGTCGACAGCGAGGCCGTGGGCGGCACATAGAGCGGCGCCACAGTGAGGATGTTCGAGACGAGAATGAACACGAACAGTGTGCCGATGAATGGCAGATACCGGTCGGGATCCTGCTGGCTTACTTCCCTGATCTGCTGCCGCATGAATTCAACGACGATCTCCAGCAGATTCTGCCAGCGCGAGAACCCGGGTTCCGGAGAAAGCCGCCGGGTCACCAGCCAGGAGCCGATAGTCAGCAGCGCCATCAGTCCCCACGTGAACGCGAGCGTGGCATTGACTTTGACAAAGCCCCATTGCCAAATGATTACCGCATCCGGGCTGATATCTTCGAGGGTCATTATGTCCATGTATCTTCTCTTATCTCTCCTCCGCCTTGCGCTGCGCGAGCCGGCGAACGAGTATCTTCCGCATCAACACAAACCCCAGAAGCGCGATGAGCAGGCGCTCCCAATGGCCTTGCATGATCAGGTAAAACCCAAGCATGCAAACGGAGCCGCGAATAACAAAACTGACCGCCAGGTGGAGTGCCGGCGCACGCGCGGATGCGAGCGAACGAACCGTTATCCAGAGAAGCCCGAAATAGAAAAGGCCAAGCAGCATTCCCGCCGGCAGCGCAAGGCATGCATATGCAAATTCCATTCCTCGTCATCCCGTTTGCGGTATTCGAGAAAAAGCAGAAGAACCGCACAAAAATTGTGCAACAGCGCCCACCAAACCACTGCCACAGCGTGGCAGAGCTTCAATCACGTTTGCTCTCCCGTTTTATCCAGAACCATGCATTCAGACAGCCGAGAATCACTCCGATAAGCATACATATCAGTGTCCAGGAAATGCGGCCGGGCCAGCGGGTATCGATCCAGATGCCGACTGCAGTTCCGATCAGCGTCGGTATCATCACCGACCAGCCGACCAGTCCCAACATGCCGAGGCCGAACCAGATGCCGCGCTCCTTCTCCCGGCGCGACTTTAGCTTTCGGGCCTCTTTCTTTTCGACCTCGCCGAAAAAATCCTTTTTCTCCCGCGTCCGCGCCTGACCGCGGCGTCTCTCATTCATAATGTCTCAATTCGGTGAACCGCCTGATAATGCCCGCTTCAATTCGCGCGACGGCCGATCGGGCCTTCTTTTCTCTTTCGTCAAGCGATTCAAAACTCTCTTCAAGCATTTGTTTCACCTGACCCAGATTCGGTCCGCGAACCGCGCCGCGCGTGGATACGAGAACCTCATCGCCCCGCTTCACCAAGATTCCCTCATCGACCGCAAGGAAGACCTCCCCTTCATTGTCCTTGTATGAGAGGAGCCCCGGAACAAGGGCTGCCAGAAAGTCGATGTGCCTGGGCAAAAGGGTGAACGAGCCGTTCGCGGCTTCGGCTGTTACCTTTGATACATCTCGATCCAGAAAGATCGACGTCGGAAGCAGGATTTTCAATCTCATCGTTTTTCCGCCTCTTCGATTCCGCCGATCATGTAGAGGTCTCCTTCAGGATATTCTGAGAATTCGTCGTTCAGTATGCGCCGGCATCCCTCCAACGCGTCTCCGACGTCTACCATCTTCCCGCTTTTGCCGGTGAACTGTTCCGTAACGAAGAACGGTTGCGTGAGGAAACGCTCGAGGCGGCGTGCCCGAAAAACCGTGCGGCGGTCGTCCTGAGAAAGCTCTTCGATGCCCAACATCGCGATGATGTCCTTCAATTCCTCGTAATTCGCAAGCGTTTGCCGCACTTCTTGCGCAATGGAATAATGCTGCTGTCCTACTACGTGCGGCGCCAGCATTTTCGAGCTTGACCGCAACGGATTGATCGCCGGATACAATCCTTCGCTCGCCTTCTTACGTGAGAGCACGATCGAAGCCGACAAGTGACCGAAGGTGTGGACCGCGGCCGGGTCCGTGAAATCATCCGCGGGCACATATACCGCCTGCACCGACGTAATAGCGCCTGTTTCAGTGCTCGCTATCCTTTCTTCCAGTCCGGCCAAGTCCGTTCCCAGCGTCGGTTGATACCCGAGCCGCGAGGGTATCTGTCCCATCAGGCCCGACACCTCCATTCCCGCCTGAATAAACCGGAAAATATTATCGACCAGCAGCATCACGTCCTGCCTCTCGTCATCCCGAAAATATTCGGCCATTGTCAAGGCCGCGTGGCCGACTCGAAATCTGGCGCCCGGGGGCTCATTCATCTGTCCGAATATCAAGACCGTGTTGTCGAGAACGCCCGCCTGCTGGATCTCTCGATATAATTCCTCCCCCTCGCGTACCCGCTCCCCAATTCCGCAGAACAGGCTCACCCCTTTATAGCGCCCGACCACGTTATGGATGATCTCCGTGATGAGCACCGTCTTGCCGACGCCCGCTCCGCCAAACAGGCCGGCGCGACCGCCCCGCTCCAGTGGAGCAAGAACGTCTATCGCTTTTATGCCCGTTTGAAAAACCTCTGACGTCGTCGCTTGCTGGTCGAGCGGAACCGGCTGCCGGTGGATGGATCGCCACTCCGACGCCTTAACCGGCCCCTTCTTGTCAATGCATTCCCCGAACACGTTAAAGACCCGGCCCAGCAAACTTTTCCCAACTGGGACCTTCAGGGGATGACCCGTGTCATGTATCGGCGAGCCGCGCGCCAGCCCTCGCGTCGGATTCAACGCAATCCCCCGTACGGTCCGCTGATCGAGATGCGTCATGACCTCGATCAGTACCGCCGCCGGTTCACCCGTCCGCAGCATGTTGTAGATTGGAGGAAGCGAGTCTTCAAATCGAGCGTCAACAACACTTCCGCGAATGGAGACCACCGTACCCGTGCTTCGCCGACTCGTATTCGTGTCCATGAGATTAAGCGGTAGCTCTCTTGTGTCGCCGGATCAAGCCGGTTAACAAACGTAAATATCTCTCGTGTCTGACTGAAAAGCAGCAGGACAAGCCTCGAATGCCCGGCTCATACAACTATTTTGTAACCATAACAGGAAGGTCCGCCGCCGGCTAATCAGAATGGCGCTTTCGCTCCTAGCGGCCGGCGGAACCGGCCGACAGGGAATGCCTATTTGGCGGAAACCTGAAATGACTGCTCGAAGGTTCCGATCGCCGTGCCGATATCGGCGAATGTTTTTGTGACCTCGATCGGTTCGATGTCGCCGCCGTCGAGCAGTTTTCCCGAGAGGAGCTTGCCCTGTTCGACGGCCTTCGAGATAGTTCCGGTATCCTTGTACGCTGTCCGAAGAACGGCGTTCTCGATGTTTGTCGTCGATGCTCCAAGGGCTTGGCCCGCATCCGCATGGTTCTTCTCATCCCATGCCTGCTGTGCTCTCTTGACATGATGCTTCGCAAGCACCAGTTCGGCCCGGGCGAACACCTCGTGCAATACTCTCGGAGATGAGACCCGCCCCTTTTCTACGCTGTCCGCCAGCGCTTCCATTCCTTGCATGGATGCCAGAATCGCCGGACGAAGCTCGTCCGCGCATACGGTGAGATGCTTTTTCAGCGAGTCGGCGGCCTGACGGACTTGTTTTGCGGATGTCTGGAGATCGTTCTCGACATAGCTGGTGCTGGCCAAATGAAAAAAATATTCGGTTTCATCGGGAATTTTCTCAATGATCCTCTCCGCCCGTTCGCAGTTCTCTTCCCCCGCCGCCTCGTACACCTTCGTCGCCGCGGCGGCTTGTTCCGCGGGCGCATTCGAAGCCGCGCATACCCACACAAAAATCGGTATCAACCACTGCATCGGTCTCCTCCGAAATCTTTCCGGCTGCTGTTGAGATTTTAAAAAATATTGGCAAAAAATGTCCGCCGGCGCTATGCAATGCCGGTGCGGCGCCGCAGTTTGCAGCATTCGGCTTCATCGCTTGACAAAGCGTTCGACCCTTTGATACACTCTTTTAACTGGCTGGCCAATTTAAAAAGCAAAGCCCTTCCCATGTCGCCTAAAGTTGGTATCGCCCCCAAGCGAAGAGCCGAAATCATTGAGGCAACCTTCTTCTGTATCGCCCTCAAAGGGTACAGCAATATCACGATGCAGGATATCGCCGACTCCGCCGGCGTCAGCAAAGGCGTGATCCATTATTACTTCCATAATAAGGAAGAGCTTTTCCTTTCCGTTTTCGACAAGCTCATCAAGGATCTTGATACCCACCTCGGCAGGAAGGTGCAGCGCGCGAAAACGCCGCCCGAAAAAATCCGGGCAATCATTACCGCCGTTTTTGAAAAGGTAAGGGAGAACAAGAAGTTCCAGGTGGTGCTTCTTGATTTTTGGGCGCATTCCACCAAGATTCCGAAATTGCAGGACGCAACCGCCAACCAGTATGCGCGCTATCGGCATCTGGCCAAAAAGATCATCTCGGAGGGAGTTGACAAGGGATATTTTATTGAATGTGATCCCGCGCGAATCGCATCGGCCCTGATCGGGCTGGTCGAAGGCCTGATGATCCAGTGGATATTCGATCAGAACGCTTTCGATCTTTCCCGGGCCCAGAAGATGACCGACGAGATCATTATGGGATATCTGCAAAGATAGGTGCTTTTTCAAGGGATAAGGAGGGTAGTCCTCATGTTTAGTTTTTCGTTGAATGACGAACAAAAGATGCTCCAGGAAACGGCGCATAAGTTTTCCGAGCAGGAGATCCGTCCCAAAGCCGAACACCACGACCGCACCGGCGAGTTCCCATACGAGATTCTGCAGAAGGCGTTCGATGTCGGCCTCATGAACGAGACGATTCCCGAATTCTGCGGCGGGGGCGGGCTGTCAACCCTCGACTCGTGCATCATCAACGAGGAAATGTCCTGGGGCTGCGTCGGCGTCAACACGTCGCGCTCGGCCAATTCTCTTGCAGTCACGCCGATCCTCATCGCGGCAACCGACCAGCAGAAAAAGCAGTTCCTCTCGCCTCTGTGCGAGAAGCTCACATTCAGCGCCTTCGGACTCACGGAACCCAACGCCGGCTCCGATGCAGGCTCGGTCGCGACCACCGCAAAACGAGTCGGCGACGAATACGTGCTGAATGGAACGAAATGCTTCATCACCAACGGCGGCGTCGCCGAACTGTTTACCATTTTCGCCTCGACCGACCGCAGCAAAGGCTACCGCGGCCTGAGCGCGTTCATCGTCACCAAGGATATGCCCGGCGTTTCCGCGGGAAAAGAAGAAGACAAGATGGGCCAGCGCGCCTCCAATACTTCCGAGGTTATTCTTGAAGAGGTGAGAGTCCCCAAAGAGAACCTGCTCGGCAAAGAGGGCGATGGCATGAAGATCGCCATGATGACGCTCGACAAGGCGCGTCCCGGAGTTGCCGCCTCGTCCGTCGGCGTCGCCCGCGCAGCGCTCGAATACGCAATCAACTACGCCAACCAGCGCGTCCAGTTCGGCAAGCCCATCTCCGCTAATCAGGCGATTCAGTTCATGATCGCCGACATGACCGTCAAAGTCGAGCTTGCCCGCTTGATGACCTACAAGTCGGCGTGGCAGATCGATAACGGCGAGCGCAACACGCTTCATGCCGCCATTGCCAAGCTCTACGCATCCGACATCGCGATGGAGGTGACTACCGACGCTGTCCAGATTTTCGGCGGCTACGGCTACATGCGCGAGTATCCGGTCGAAAAGCTCATGCGCGACGCCAAGCTGCTCCAAATCTACGAGGGCACCAACCAGGTCCAGCGCATGGTCATCGCCCGCGAAATGCTGTCCGGCAAATAAGAGCAGGGGGCGAGTCTACGGAATTCACGTCTTTTTGAATTCGTAGAATAGGCCTGTTCCTGAAGCCAACAGGCACCTTGGCTGTTTCTTTGTCCTGGGGGCGACCCGGTGGGGATCGCCCGCCGTGCACTCCTTTTCTTTTTCACGAATTACTGTGCCAACCTCCTTGTTCGTCATCCTGACCCCGCGCTTCGCGGGGGAAGAATCTCTCCGCTCAACAAACAGGAGTTTGACAAGCCTCTCCCCGAGTGATACATCCTGCACTTTCCTGCGAATTGGTCATGGAGGTTAAACTCGTGACGACGGGGAGGACTAATGGTAGGATTGGAAGGACTCAGAAGCGCAGGCGTCTCGGCTTCAATATTCCTTTTGTTCCTTCCTCCCAATCAAAAATCCAAAAAGGGATCTTTCACTCTTTCGACATCCGCGCCTCGAGCCTCTCTTGAAGATCAAGCATCGCTTGCTGGTTAATCCTGGTCACGCCCAGTTTTCCGCCGCCGGAACGGTCGAGATCGGCTATCAGCGCGACGACCAACGAAAACGCAAGCGCGAGCAAAAGAATGAGCGCCCAATTGACTTTTTCGGACTTCCCGAACAGATACCCTACCGAGATCATTGACAGGATAGTGA
This Candidatus Abyssobacteria bacterium SURF_5 DNA region includes the following protein-coding sequences:
- a CDS encoding 1-phosphofructokinase family hexose kinase translates to MAGIVTLTMNPTIDTSTSTSYVIAEQKLRCRQPRDDPGGGGINVSRAIKKLGGESKAFYFAGGWYGEKLKELLDREKIDHVPIPIQGSTRQDLIILDERSKKQYRFQTPGPELQESELDACYKALSEISPRPEYLVASGSLPPGVPEDFYARVGRLAHEFGSRFIVDTSGSALVHAARAGAFLLKPNLKELQILVQHDVEDESRIEGAAREVLETGEAEVLVVSLGAGGALLATREHLRYLRAPTVPIVSKVGAGDSMVGGIVLKLAEGEAIETAVQYGVAAGAAAVMTPGTELCRKDDTDRLFQKMAAAPGSEK
- a CDS encoding alternate F1F0 ATPase, F1 subunit alpha — its product is MANSHAEYKELKSVLDEALMAVDRTLEGQKAALTQEEVGEVVYLAKGIARVEGLPGVKSEEIVRLARDLEGMVFNADPEELGIILMGESEIVSAGTEVRRTGRVMDVPVGEALIGRVLDAIGRPLDGLGAIEASERLPVEQDAPALMDRLPVTVPLQTGLKAVDALIPIGRGQRELILGDRQTGKTAIALDTIINQKDKDVICVYCAIGKQNSAVARVIEDLREREALGYSVVVSTTGKDTPGLQFTAPYAATSIAEFFMRQGRDVLVVYDDLTQHARAYRELSLLLRRPPGREAFPGDIFYIHSRLLERSTHLSEQLKGGSLTALPIIETEAQNISAYIPTNLISITDGQIYLSPDLFQKGILPAVDVGRSVSRVGGKTQLPAYRAVAGDLRLAYSQFEELEMFARFGTRLDEETRKKLDRGRRVREILKQPQYKPISVPEQIAVLVAVNEGLFDRFPLERLGQAETAIRQRVVERLLDVNERILAGEKLSDEEREKLVSIGREALETLAE
- a CDS encoding F0F1 ATP synthase subunit C; translation: MDNMTWVAIVSIFTAGITIGIGAIGPALGEGRAVAQALSSIAQQPDETNTITRNLYIGLAMIESTAIYCLVISMIILFANPFWNYVTQQ
- a CDS encoding F0F1 ATP synthase subunit A encodes the protein MDIMTLEDISPDAVIIWQWGFVKVNATLAFTWGLMALLTIGSWLVTRRLSPEPGFSRWQNLLEIVVEFMRQQIREVSQQDPDRYLPFIGTLFVFILVSNILTVAPLYVPPTASLSTTAAFAICVFVAVPLYGIMNQGVRGYLKRYVEPTVFMLPFHVMGEFSRTLALAVRLFGNIMSGNKIAAILLAVIPLIFPVFMHLLGLLTGVIQAYIFAILALVYIASGTRAHGGKEPETRR
- a CDS encoding ATP synthase subunit I yields the protein MEFAYACLALPAGMLLGLFYFGLLWITVRSLASARAPALHLAVSFVIRGSVCMLGFYLIMQGHWERLLIALLGFVLMRKILVRRLAQRKAEER
- a CDS encoding F0F1 ATP synthase subunit epsilon, producing MRLKILLPTSIFLDRDVSKVTAEAANGSFTLLPRHIDFLAALVPGLLSYKDNEGEVFLAVDEGILVKRGDEVLVSTRGAVRGPNLGQVKQMLEESFESLDEREKKARSAVARIEAGIIRRFTELRHYE
- a CDS encoding F0F1 ATP synthase subunit beta; translated protein: MDTNTSRRSTGTVVSIRGSVVDARFEDSLPPIYNMLRTGEPAAVLIEVMTHLDQRTVRGIALNPTRGLARGSPIHDTGHPLKVPVGKSLLGRVFNVFGECIDKKGPVKASEWRSIHRQPVPLDQQATTSEVFQTGIKAIDVLAPLERGGRAGLFGGAGVGKTVLITEIIHNVVGRYKGVSLFCGIGERVREGEELYREIQQAGVLDNTVLIFGQMNEPPGARFRVGHAALTMAEYFRDDERQDVMLLVDNIFRFIQAGMEVSGLMGQIPSRLGYQPTLGTDLAGLEERIASTETGAITSVQAVYVPADDFTDPAAVHTFGHLSASIVLSRKKASEGLYPAINPLRSSSKMLAPHVVGQQHYSIAQEVRQTLANYEELKDIIAMLGIEELSQDDRRTVFRARRLERFLTQPFFVTEQFTGKSGKMVDVGDALEGCRRILNDEFSEYPEGDLYMIGGIEEAEKR
- a CDS encoding TetR family transcriptional regulator produces the protein MPVRRRSLQHSASSLDKAFDPLIHSFNWLANLKSKALPMSPKVGIAPKRRAEIIEATFFCIALKGYSNITMQDIADSAGVSKGVIHYYFHNKEELFLSVFDKLIKDLDTHLGRKVQRAKTPPEKIRAIITAVFEKVRENKKFQVVLLDFWAHSTKIPKLQDATANQYARYRHLAKKIISEGVDKGYFIECDPARIASALIGLVEGLMIQWIFDQNAFDLSRAQKMTDEIIMGYLQR
- a CDS encoding acyl-CoA dehydrogenase, whose amino-acid sequence is MFSFSLNDEQKMLQETAHKFSEQEIRPKAEHHDRTGEFPYEILQKAFDVGLMNETIPEFCGGGGLSTLDSCIINEEMSWGCVGVNTSRSANSLAVTPILIAATDQQKKQFLSPLCEKLTFSAFGLTEPNAGSDAGSVATTAKRVGDEYVLNGTKCFITNGGVAELFTIFASTDRSKGYRGLSAFIVTKDMPGVSAGKEEDKMGQRASNTSEVILEEVRVPKENLLGKEGDGMKIAMMTLDKARPGVAASSVGVARAALEYAINYANQRVQFGKPISANQAIQFMIADMTVKVELARLMTYKSAWQIDNGERNTLHAAIAKLYASDIAMEVTTDAVQIFGGYGYMREYPVEKLMRDAKLLQIYEGTNQVQRMVIAREMLSGK